One part of the Lotus japonicus ecotype B-129 chromosome 2, LjGifu_v1.2 genome encodes these proteins:
- the LOC130736369 gene encoding uncharacterized protein LOC130736369, which produces MTLDAYSGDYDPMEHLRYFNTKMVIGDATDAVKCRLLPSTFKGMAMTWFIKQPPFCIDNFTDLSTKFLTQFSANQTTKATIFDLINIHQQSGEKLKTYMARFSKTVVQLEEDSSDVCVASFKNGLRARSLNRDLTRRPARDMMDLRARVQEFILIEQDDQNKKKREDWRKSVQPGTLPPEKPKVGKDARPALTPRQPRPVLYQNSKQGFQSNTWHKNPQGVSSAQVTQSVAPPNGTPLTKLNAPLSTILRVVGQTNVVQYPPPPRRPPSNVDTNRWCEFHKALGHTTDNCWTLRQEIDRLIKVGHLASFVKDASAQEPAKVAQGDKGKGKEVVEELGDPVGECASIAGGFGRGELSSKARKRYVAAVHSVHVAYEGAC; this is translated from the coding sequence ATGACATTGGACGCCTATTCAGGCGACTATGATCCCATGGAGCATTTAAGGTATTTCAATACCAAGATGGTTATTGGCGATGCaacagatgcggtgaagtgccgACTATTGCCATCAACATTTAAGGGCATGGCGATGACTTGGTTCATTAAGCAGCCACCATTCTGCATCGACAATTTCACAGATCTATCTACtaagttcttaactcaattctcagCCAATCAGACCACAAAGGCCACAATTTTTGATCTGATAAATATACACCAACAGTCAGGCGAGAAACTGAAGACATATATGGCACGGTTCAGCAAGACGGTCGTTCAGCTAGAGGAGGATAGCTCGGACGTGTGCGTGGCGTcgttcaaaaatggccttaggGCTAGGTCCCTGAATCGTGATTTGACAAGACGCCCGGCGCGTGACATGATGGACCTCCGAGCCAGAGTTCAAGAATTCATCTTGATAGAACAAGATgatcaaaacaagaaaaaaagagaagattGGAGAAAGAGTGTTCAGCCAGGCACTCTTCCACCAGAAAAGCCCAAGGTGGGAAAAGACGCAAGACCGGCACTGACTCCTCGCCAGCCAAGACCTGTCCTTTATCAAAATTCCAAACAGGGATTTCAAAGCAACACATGGCACAAGAATCCCCAAGGAGTCTCGTCGGCGCAGGTGACTCAGTCAGTTGCTCCACCAAATGGAACGCCATTAACAAAGTTGAATGCACCATTGAGCACAATATTAAGGGTTGTGGGCCAGACGAATGTTGTGCAATATCCTCCGCCTCCTAGGCGACCACCATCTAATGTTGACACCAACAGATGGTGCGAATTTCACAAAGCTTTAGGGCACACCACTGACAATTGTTGGACTTTGCGGCAAGAGATTGATCGCTTAATCAAAGTAGGACACTTGGCAAGTTTTGTTAAGGATGCCTCTGCACAGGAGCCAGCCAAGGTGGCTCAAGGCGACAAAGGAAAAGGCAAGGAAGTGGTTGAGGAGTTAGGCGATCCTGTGGGCGAATGTGCATCTATCGCAGGAGGATTTGGTAGAGGCGAGCTTTCCAGCAAAGCCAGAAAGAGATATGTGGCGGCAGTGCACTCTGTACACGTAGCATATGAAGGAGCATGCTAG